One part of the Sporosarcina ureae genome encodes these proteins:
- a CDS encoding aminopeptidase — protein MNQFQDQLSNYADLAVKVGVNIQQDQYLFISASTETTSFVRLIVEKAYEAGARQVFVDWVDDVVTRLRYEKAPADSFSEFPSWKQMEREQLAEKGAAFMSIVSQDPDLLNGIESSRIRDNQKASSTALSKFRQAMQADKFSWTVIAAPSIAWAAKIFPELPMEEQVPALWNSILRAVRADQHDPVQAWKKHNENLHEKVDYLNGKHYRKLHYTAPGTDLTIELPEKHLWCGAGSVNQAGHEFMANMPTEEVFTAPLKTGVNGSVTSTKPLSYAGTIIDGFTIQFENGKITSVSADQGEEILKQLVDTDEGSQFLGEVALVPHDSPISNSNVLFYNTLFDENASNHLAIGSAYAFCLDGGKEMDSEQLQANGLNQSLTHVDFMIGSEKMDIDGILEDGTVEPVFRNGNWAF, from the coding sequence ATGAATCAATTTCAAGATCAACTTTCCAATTATGCCGACTTAGCTGTAAAGGTGGGTGTAAATATTCAACAGGACCAATATCTATTCATCAGCGCTTCTACAGAAACTACTTCATTTGTTCGATTAATCGTTGAAAAAGCGTATGAAGCTGGTGCAAGACAAGTTTTCGTAGACTGGGTAGACGATGTCGTAACACGTCTGCGTTATGAAAAAGCACCTGCAGATTCGTTTTCCGAGTTTCCTTCGTGGAAACAAATGGAACGTGAACAGCTTGCCGAAAAAGGCGCAGCTTTTATGTCGATCGTATCGCAAGACCCAGACTTACTAAATGGTATTGAGTCTAGCAGAATACGCGATAATCAAAAAGCTTCCAGCACAGCTCTCAGTAAGTTCAGACAAGCTATGCAAGCAGATAAATTTAGCTGGACAGTAATTGCTGCACCGTCAATTGCGTGGGCAGCCAAAATCTTCCCTGAACTACCTATGGAAGAACAAGTACCTGCTCTTTGGAATTCCATTTTGCGTGCTGTAAGAGCCGATCAACACGATCCAGTGCAGGCGTGGAAAAAGCATAATGAAAACCTACATGAAAAAGTAGATTACTTGAATGGTAAACATTACCGCAAACTCCATTATACAGCTCCAGGCACTGATTTAACAATAGAATTACCGGAAAAGCACTTATGGTGTGGAGCTGGTAGTGTTAACCAGGCCGGCCATGAATTCATGGCCAATATGCCGACTGAAGAAGTCTTTACAGCACCCTTAAAAACAGGTGTCAATGGTTCTGTTACAAGTACCAAACCACTGAGCTATGCGGGTACAATTATTGATGGTTTCACTATCCAATTCGAGAATGGTAAAATTACAAGCGTTTCCGCGGATCAAGGAGAAGAAATACTGAAGCAACTTGTCGACACCGATGAAGGCTCACAATTCCTTGGTGAAGTGGCATTGGTACCACATGACTCACCTATTTCTAATTCAAATGTTTTATTCTACAATACTTTATTCGATGAAAATGCTTCAAATCACTTAGCGATCGGTAGCGCGTACGCATTTTGTCTAGACGGCGGAAAAGAAATGGATTCCGAACAACTACAAGCCAATGGATTGAATCAAAGCTTGACACATGTGGACTTCATGATTGGATCTGAAAAGATGGATATTGACGGAATTCTCGAGGACGGAACAGTTGAACCTGTCTTCCGTAACGGTAATTGGGCATTCTAA
- a CDS encoding beta-class carbonic anhydrase — MTSLSEIMNYNKTFVEDKKYEEFSTTKFPNKRIVILTCMDTRLIELLPKAMNLKNGDAKIIKSAGAIITSPFGGLMRSVLVAVYELQADEVYVVGHHDCGMSSINTDHIIGHMIERGVDPTMFKTLKYSGIDMEKWLHGFSDVTESVKQSVDAIRNHPLIPTDVNVHGLVINPENGKLDIIEDGYKAQELSQ, encoded by the coding sequence ATGACATCATTATCTGAAATTATGAATTACAACAAGACGTTCGTCGAAGATAAAAAGTACGAAGAGTTCTCTACTACAAAATTCCCTAATAAACGGATTGTCATCCTTACATGTATGGATACTAGACTGATCGAGCTTCTTCCTAAAGCGATGAACTTGAAAAATGGCGATGCTAAAATTATTAAAAGTGCTGGCGCGATTATCACGTCTCCTTTTGGCGGTCTAATGCGAAGTGTGTTAGTAGCAGTTTATGAATTACAGGCAGATGAAGTCTATGTAGTTGGACACCATGACTGCGGTATGAGTTCTATTAATACAGATCATATTATTGGGCATATGATAGAACGCGGTGTGGATCCGACCATGTTCAAAACATTGAAGTATTCGGGAATTGACATGGAGAAATGGTTACACGGTTTTAGTGACGTGACAGAGAGCGTAAAACAGAGTGTAGACGCGATCCGTAACCACCCTCTTATCCCAACTGATGTAAATGTTCACGGTCTTGTAATCAACCCCGAAAACGGCAAGCTGGACATTATTGAAGATGGTTACAAAGCACAGGAACTATCTCAGTAA
- a CDS encoding GNAT family N-acetyltransferase, which produces MILLEGEQCYLRILTEDDAYQFTQMLIANKEYWTEFEPRHDNTYYTVAMQRDKIRESLYQMRDRREYNFGIFDSETSMIIGQISLYSIKRLPFSSGFVGYSIDQRQTGRGIGTEAVLLINQFAFEKVNLHRVEAYVSPRNVGSVKVLEKAGYHREGLLRQLLFINGVWEDHYMFGMVEEDY; this is translated from the coding sequence ATGATTTTACTTGAAGGGGAGCAATGTTATCTGCGCATTCTGACAGAAGATGATGCGTATCAGTTCACCCAAATGCTCATAGCGAATAAAGAGTACTGGACGGAATTTGAACCCCGTCACGATAATACGTATTATACAGTTGCGATGCAGCGCGATAAAATACGTGAATCACTGTATCAGATGCGTGATCGTCGGGAGTATAATTTCGGTATTTTTGATTCGGAGACCAGTATGATCATTGGTCAAATTTCATTGTACAGCATCAAAAGGTTACCGTTCTCCAGCGGATTTGTCGGGTATTCCATTGACCAGCGCCAAACAGGAAGAGGAATCGGTACTGAAGCGGTCTTGCTTATTAATCAGTTTGCGTTTGAAAAAGTAAATTTGCATAGGGTAGAGGCGTACGTATCACCGCGTAATGTAGGCTCGGTGAAAGTGTTGGAAAAGGCAGGATACCATCGTGAAGGGTTGCTACGGCAATTGCTGTTTATCAATGGTGTGTGGGAAGATCATTATATGTTTGGAATGGTAGAAGAGGATTATTGA
- a CDS encoding DUF4870 domain-containing protein: protein MSNSKLLSSLSYFSVFFAPLLLPIIIYFVTDEFEVRRHAKKALVSHIVPMALLIAGFVIMSFSIFSFNADTITNADSNMMFWGFIPMLFIILYSLLFVVVLIWNVYQGVKVLK, encoded by the coding sequence ATGTCAAATTCGAAATTATTGTCTTCTCTTAGTTATTTCAGTGTGTTCTTCGCTCCCCTTCTGTTGCCAATCATCATTTATTTCGTGACAGATGAATTCGAAGTTCGCCGTCATGCCAAAAAAGCGCTCGTTTCGCATATAGTTCCAATGGCTTTACTAATTGCCGGTTTCGTCATTATGTCTTTTTCCATCTTTTCTTTTAATGCTGATACCATTACAAATGCAGACAGCAATATGATGTTCTGGGGATTCATTCCCATGCTCTTCATTATTTTATATAGTTTATTGTTTGTTGTCGTTCTAATTTGGAATGTATATCAAGGTGTAAAAGTGTTGAAATGA
- the map gene encoding type I methionyl aminopeptidase — protein sequence MIVKNDEELEGLRVIGKIVAEIRETLKDATVPGITTKELDDMAGRLFAEKGAVSAPIDQYDFPGYTCISVNHQVAHGIPGSYVIQDGDLVNIDVSGSFGGFFADTGISFVAGTPDEQKQKLCDVAKSALDRALLKVKAGSSLNQIGKAVEREAKDNGLHVIKNLTGHGIGTSLHEEPQHVLNYYDPWDKTLLTDGMVLAVEPFVSQKAEHVIELDDGWTFVTPDKSLVAQIEHTIVVTKGQPIILTQLD from the coding sequence ATGATTGTAAAAAATGATGAAGAATTAGAGGGATTGCGCGTAATAGGAAAAATTGTCGCTGAGATCCGTGAAACGTTGAAAGATGCTACAGTTCCAGGCATTACAACGAAGGAACTTGATGATATGGCAGGACGTTTATTTGCTGAAAAAGGTGCGGTTTCTGCTCCAATCGATCAGTATGATTTCCCTGGCTATACATGCATCAGCGTCAACCATCAGGTAGCACATGGCATTCCAGGAAGCTATGTGATCCAAGACGGTGACCTTGTGAATATAGACGTTTCCGGATCGTTTGGCGGCTTTTTTGCTGATACTGGTATTTCATTCGTGGCGGGTACACCTGACGAGCAAAAGCAGAAACTATGTGATGTGGCAAAGTCAGCTTTGGACCGCGCGTTATTGAAAGTGAAAGCAGGTTCTAGTTTGAATCAAATCGGCAAAGCTGTTGAACGTGAAGCGAAAGATAATGGCTTGCATGTGATCAAAAACTTAACCGGACATGGAATTGGCACGTCTCTTCATGAAGAGCCCCAGCATGTTCTTAATTATTATGATCCTTGGGATAAAACGTTATTGACGGATGGTATGGTTTTGGCAGTGGAGCCATTCGTTTCGCAAAAGGCTGAGCATGTGATTGAGTTGGATGACGGTTGGACGTTTGTTACGCCTGATAAATCACTCGTTGCACAGATCGAGCATACGATTGTCGTGACAAAAGGTCAGCCTATTATTTTGACTCAGCTTGATTGA
- a CDS encoding DEAD/DEAH box helicase — MNFLDELNESLRTKWNFKQPMPIQSQMIPEMLSGKDIVAESPTGTGKTLAYALPVIQMVDGNLPKTQALIITPSQELSMQIVNVIRDLVEGTSVTVTQLIGGANMQRQVEKLKKKPTIVVGTPGRLNELVKERKLKMYDIQYLVIDEGDQLLSREYRVLVKSLIEAANPERQLAVVSATITDEIELVAKQLMKDPIRLQVNADEIPNSGQVVHSYVKVDERKKTDVLRGISALSGVRALTFMNNVDQLRMKELKLLYNDAPIAVLYSDMKKLDRQKTLEDFRKGTIRILIATDLAARGLDIEGLTHVIHVDVPHTVEQYLHRSGRTGRAGADGEVLTLLSYPEERDYRKVSKGIKTVQKVWYNGKLIEGNSKTLDEMKKAAPKKSKPKVKKKK, encoded by the coding sequence ATGAATTTTTTAGACGAGCTGAATGAATCTTTGCGCACAAAGTGGAATTTTAAACAGCCCATGCCCATTCAATCCCAGATGATACCTGAAATGCTGTCGGGTAAAGATATAGTGGCAGAATCCCCAACAGGCACAGGTAAAACATTGGCTTATGCATTACCTGTAATTCAAATGGTAGACGGAAATTTACCGAAAACACAAGCATTAATCATTACACCATCACAAGAACTATCTATGCAGATTGTCAATGTGATACGTGATTTGGTTGAGGGAACTTCCGTAACAGTCACTCAGTTGATTGGCGGTGCAAACATGCAACGTCAAGTTGAAAAACTGAAGAAAAAACCAACGATTGTAGTGGGAACACCAGGAAGATTAAATGAGTTAGTAAAAGAACGTAAGCTCAAAATGTATGATATCCAGTATTTAGTCATCGACGAAGGGGATCAACTACTCTCACGCGAATATCGAGTATTGGTGAAAAGCTTAATTGAAGCTGCAAATCCTGAGCGTCAATTAGCTGTCGTATCTGCAACAATTACCGATGAAATTGAACTTGTTGCCAAACAACTAATGAAGGATCCGATCCGCCTGCAAGTCAATGCAGATGAAATTCCAAACAGTGGTCAAGTCGTTCATTCATACGTAAAAGTGGATGAACGTAAAAAGACCGATGTCCTCAGAGGGATTTCTGCATTATCAGGTGTTCGTGCACTGACATTCATGAACAACGTAGACCAGTTACGCATGAAAGAACTGAAACTGCTCTACAACGATGCACCTATCGCAGTACTTTATTCTGACATGAAAAAACTTGACCGTCAGAAAACATTGGAAGACTTCAGAAAAGGTACGATCCGCATCCTTATCGCTACGGACCTTGCTGCCAGGGGTCTAGATATCGAAGGGTTGACACACGTCATCCACGTCGACGTACCACACACAGTCGAACAATACTTACACAGATCAGGCAGAACAGGCCGCGCTGGAGCGGATGGAGAAGTTCTCACACTGCTATCTTACCCAGAAGAACGCGACTATCGTAAAGTATCCAAAGGTATCAAAACTGTCCAAAAAGTCTGGTACAATGGAAAACTGATCGAAGGAAATTCTAAGACTTTGGACGAAATGAAAAAAGCCGCACCAAAGAAATCAAAGCCAAAAGTAAAGAAAAAGAAATAA